TTTGTGTAACAGGTTTATCTGTTGTTGATGTAAGTCAAGTATTTAGTCCGGTAGGGCAATTAATAGTTCTATTTTTTATACAATTGGGTGGACTTGGAGTTATGACAGTTTCAATAATAGTATTTCTATTAGTTGGAAAAAAGATGAGCTTTGAAACAAGGGAACTTCTAAAAGAGGAAAGAAATTCTAATAGTAATGGTGGAATTACAAACTTTATTAAACAACTATTATTGACAGTATTTGTAATTGAAATGTCAGGAGCTTTAATTCTAACTTATGGTTTTTCAAAATATTATTCTTTAAAAAGAGCATTGTTTTATGGCTTATTCCATTCAGTATCAGCATTTTGTAATGCTGGATTTTCACTATTTACCAATAATTTAGAAATTTTTAAATATGATAGATTAATAAATTTGACCATTTCATTTTTGATTATTTTAGGTGGAATAGGTTTTGTAACAATAAATTCACTTGTTATTATAAAAAAGAAAAAATTACAGAATTTAAGTATAACTTCAAAATTTACTTTACTTATTACATTTTTTCTTTTAAGCATTGGAACAATATTATTTTTAGTATTTGAATACAATAATTTAACTACCTTGAAGAATATGAATTTTATAGATAAACTTATAAATTCATTTTTTCAAAGTGTAACATTAAGAACAGCAGGCTTTAATACTGTACCCTTGACAAATATAAGACCAGCAACAGTTTTTATTTCATATATACTTATGTTTATAGGAGCTTCACCTGGTTCAACAGGAGGTGGAATAAAAACAACAACTTTTGGAGTTTTAATACTCTATGCACTTGGAGTTTTAAAAAGAAAAGAATATGTTGAAGTTTTTAAAAGAAGGATAGACTGGGAATTGATTAATAAAGCATTAGCCATAGTTATAATATCATTATTTTATATAATTGTTATTACAACAATTATATTGTCAATAGAAAGTTTTCCAACAGATAAGGTAATATATGAAGTGCTATCAGCATTTTCTACAACAGGTTTAAGTATGGGAATAACAGCAGGTTTAGGAATAATATCAAAACTTATACTTGTAGTAACAATGTTTATAGGGAGATTAGGACCTATGACAGTTGCATTAGCTTTTACAAGTAATAAGACAAGTTCAATAAAATATCCAAAAGAAGATATATTAATAGGATAGGAGAAGAGTATGAAACAATATTTAGTAATAGGTTTAGGAAGATTTGGAACAAGTGTTGCAAAAACTTTATATGAGGCAGAAAAAAATGTTTTAGCTATAGATGTAGATGAGGATAATGTTCAAGATAAAATTGACACAAATATAATAAAAAATGCTGTAATTGGTGATCCAAGTGATGAAAAAGTCCTTAAAGATATTGGAGCAGAAAATTTTGATGTTGCCTTCATTTGCATGGGAGATATAGAAGCAAGTGTTATGATAGCACTTAACTTAAAAGAGTTGGGAATAAAAACAATTATAGCAAAAGCTATAAATAAAAAACATGGAAAAATTCTTGCAAAAGTTGGAGCTACTGAGATAGTTTATCCAGAAGAACATATGGGAAAAAGAATAGCAGAACTTACAATAGATACAGATATAAAAGAACGTTTAAAATTTTCAGACAA
Above is a window of Fusobacterium massiliense DNA encoding:
- a CDS encoding TrkH family potassium uptake protein, translated to MRKLGLIKKWELLSPYRKLIVGFLIAIFIGTTLLKLPFSLKENQNISMLDSLFTIVSAICVTGLSVVDVSQVFSPVGQLIVLFFIQLGGLGVMTVSIIVFLLVGKKMSFETRELLKEERNSNSNGGITNFIKQLLLTVFVIEMSGALILTYGFSKYYSLKRALFYGLFHSVSAFCNAGFSLFTNNLEIFKYDRLINLTISFLIILGGIGFVTINSLVIIKKKKLQNLSITSKFTLLITFFLLSIGTILFLVFEYNNLTTLKNMNFIDKLINSFFQSVTLRTAGFNTVPLTNIRPATVFISYILMFIGASPGSTGGGIKTTTFGVLILYALGVLKRKEYVEVFKRRIDWELINKALAIVIISLFYIIVITTIILSIESFPTDKVIYEVLSAFSTTGLSMGITAGLGIISKLILVVTMFIGRLGPMTVALAFTSNKTSSIKYPKEDILIG
- a CDS encoding potassium channel family protein gives rise to the protein MKQYLVIGLGRFGTSVAKTLYEAEKNVLAIDVDEDNVQDKIDTNIIKNAVIGDPSDEKVLKDIGAENFDVAFICMGDIEASVMIALNLKELGIKTIIAKAINKKHGKILAKVGATEIVYPEEHMGKRIAELTIDTDIKERLKFSDNFVLVEVKAPSIFWNNSLIKLDIRNKYNINIVGIKKDKGEFLSNPTANVVIEEGDILVIITDKKTVESFNKLI